A part of Deinococcus detaillensis genomic DNA contains:
- a CDS encoding alpha/beta hydrolase family protein has product MRRIIQLGLVLLLGGAGYIALTQPERLAPGLTEWASAPEPPQSLEKQSPEKQTPKTQAPSVIQVSPLGQITDAAIRQAVAQQPISIPALRARSYPGSAFKVLQNLKSGRNYSRQGVSYQSDGLSIHALLTVPLGTPPKRGWPAIVFNHGYIPPEKYRTTERYVAYQDAFASAGFVTLKSDYRGHGDSGGEALGGYNDAGYTVDVLNAAASLKKDARVNAGRLGIWGHSMGGQLSLRAILVDPDIKAASLWAGVVASYDILTTQWRPPSGQPNVEEVPKLDSLNQRFLRALSPNAYLQDLRGRPIELQQGTADEEVPYRFQQDFAADLRAAQQPFTAYKYEGDNHNLSRNLGTALKRSVAFFKANL; this is encoded by the coding sequence ATGAGACGGATCATTCAACTCGGCCTCGTGCTGCTGCTGGGCGGCGCGGGCTACATCGCCCTGACCCAACCGGAGCGCCTAGCGCCTGGCCTGACCGAGTGGGCCAGCGCACCGGAGCCGCCGCAGAGTTTAGAAAAACAATCACCGGAAAAACAGACCCCGAAAACCCAAGCACCCAGCGTCATTCAAGTCTCACCGCTGGGCCAAATCACCGACGCAGCGATTCGGCAAGCAGTGGCCCAGCAGCCGATCAGCATTCCGGCTTTGCGGGCCAGAAGTTATCCGGGCAGCGCGTTCAAGGTGCTACAAAATTTGAAGTCGGGCCGCAATTATTCGCGTCAGGGGGTGAGTTATCAGTCCGACGGCCTGAGCATTCACGCCCTGCTGACCGTGCCGCTCGGCACGCCTCCCAAAAGGGGCTGGCCCGCCATCGTGTTTAATCACGGCTACATTCCGCCGGAGAAGTATCGCACCACCGAGCGCTACGTAGCCTACCAAGACGCTTTTGCCAGTGCTGGATTCGTGACCCTCAAGAGCGATTACCGGGGACACGGCGACAGCGGGGGCGAGGCGCTGGGCGGCTACAACGACGCGGGCTACACGGTGGACGTGCTCAACGCGGCGGCCAGTCTCAAAAAAGATGCGCGGGTCAACGCGGGGCGGCTGGGCATCTGGGGACACAGCATGGGCGGCCAACTCAGCTTGCGGGCCATTTTGGTTGATCCCGATATCAAAGCCGCCTCGCTGTGGGCCGGGGTGGTGGCCAGCTACGATATTTTGACGACCCAGTGGCGTCCACCCAGCGGTCAGCCGAATGTGGAGGAAGTGCCCAAGCTCGATAGCCTCAACCAGCGGTTTTTGCGGGCGCTGAGTCCCAACGCTTATTTGCAAGACCTGAGGGGGCGGCCCATAGAACTCCAGCAGGGCACCGCCGACGAGGAAGTGCCGTACCGCTTCCAGCAAGATTTCGCCGCCGATTTGCGGGCCGCCCAGCAGCCTTTCACGGCCTACAAATACGAGGGCGACAATCACAACCTCAGCCGCAATCTGGGGACAGCGCTGAAACGAAGCGTGGCGTTTTTCAAGGCGAATTTATAA
- a CDS encoding PIG-L family deacetylase, translated as MYTTYGKPTALDWLVLAPHPDDAEIGAGGTLARLARGGHAVGILELTRGEGGTQGDPDTRQAECVDAARILGLSWRGQLGLPDGGLMETPEQARALAIALRFVRPRVLAVPHQRDRHPDHFGAYHLAKRAVHLAALARADVPGKPHRISRLLMYQGNADITANILVDIEAELPTWEAAIRAHVSQFTGAAISETVTPEIVERRRARLMYWGTLGRARYCEAFESEDPLVLDPAEL; from the coding sequence ATGTACACCACTTACGGCAAACCCACGGCGCTGGATTGGTTGGTACTGGCCCCCCACCCCGACGACGCCGAGATCGGTGCGGGCGGTACGCTGGCGAGACTGGCACGTGGCGGGCACGCAGTCGGAATTCTGGAACTCACACGCGGTGAGGGCGGCACGCAGGGCGACCCCGATACCCGCCAGGCCGAGTGTGTGGACGCCGCCCGCATTTTGGGTTTGAGCTGGCGCGGTCAACTCGGCCTGCCCGACGGCGGCCTGATGGAAACCCCGGAGCAGGCCCGCGCTCTGGCGATTGCCCTGCGCTTCGTGCGCCCGCGTGTGCTGGCCGTGCCGCATCAGCGTGACCGCCACCCCGATCACTTCGGCGCGTATCACCTCGCCAAGCGGGCGGTGCATCTGGCGGCGCTGGCCCGCGCTGACGTGCCGGGCAAGCCGCACCGCATTTCGCGCCTGCTGATGTATCAGGGCAACGCCGACATCACCGCCAACATCCTGGTCGACATCGAAGCTGAGCTGCCCACTTGGGAAGCGGCGATTAGGGCGCACGTCAGTCAATTTACCGGCGCAGCCATCAGCGAAACGGTCACGCCGGAAATTGTGGAGCGGCGCAGGGCCAGACTGATGTATTGGGGCACCCTCGGGAGGGCGCGGTACTGCGAGGCCTTCGAGAGTGAAGACCCGCTGGTGCTCGATCCGGCGGAGTTGTAA
- a CDS encoding DoxX family membrane protein, with translation MNPPHLLRSSPLFTGSRTAALWLLLRLWLGYNWLTSGFEKFGDPTWVGAESGKAIRTFFEKAIASAQGPDATVTGWYAAVLKGVAQPSAGILTYLIPLAEVTVGALLLLGLLTGLAALIGALLNLNFLLSGSLGLNPLMLTVSLLIFAAAAVAGWWGVDGWLQRRRLASVPEASIRTP, from the coding sequence ATGAATCCTCCCCATTTGCTGCGGTCCAGTCCACTGTTTACAGGTTCCCGTACGGCGGCGCTGTGGCTGCTGCTGCGTCTCTGGCTCGGCTACAACTGGCTGACTTCCGGCTTCGAAAAATTTGGCGATCCGACCTGGGTGGGCGCGGAATCGGGCAAAGCCATCCGCACCTTTTTTGAAAAGGCGATTGCCAGTGCTCAGGGGCCAGACGCCACTGTCACCGGCTGGTACGCCGCCGTACTGAAAGGCGTGGCCCAGCCCAGCGCGGGCATCTTGACCTATCTCATCCCGCTGGCTGAAGTGACGGTTGGAGCGCTGCTGCTGCTCGGCCTTTTGACCGGCCTGGCCGCCCTGATCGGAGCGCTGCTCAACCTGAATTTCTTGCTGTCAGGGTCGCTGGGCCTCAACCCGCTGATGCTGACAGTCAGCTTGTTGATTTTCGCAGCGGCTGCGGTGGCCGGTTGGTGGGGCGTGGACGGTTGGTTGCAGCGCCGCAGGCTGGCCAGTGTGCCGGAAGCTTCCATCAGAACACCCTAA
- a CDS encoding NUDIX hydrolase, giving the protein MPRRDLLVTAAILRDAHGRVLLVGNDWQGQGRVRYTLPGGMVEPGETAPEAVYREIYEETGLKLTSIRHMAYTVHIEDARRSERAIAIVFDATWEGLLNPDDPDGLIVEARFYAPEEALAKLDSPPMREPLTDYLNTAQPGRFYAFQGWDGRGGLRIPALK; this is encoded by the coding sequence ATGCCCCGGCGTGACTTGTTGGTGACGGCAGCCATCTTGCGCGACGCGCACGGGCGGGTGCTGCTGGTGGGCAACGACTGGCAAGGCCAGGGGCGGGTGCGCTACACCTTGCCAGGCGGGATGGTGGAACCCGGTGAAACCGCCCCCGAAGCGGTCTACCGTGAAATCTACGAGGAAACCGGCCTCAAGCTGACTAGCATCCGACACATGGCCTACACCGTGCATATCGAGGACGCGCGGCGCAGTGAGCGGGCGATCGCCATCGTCTTCGACGCCACGTGGGAGGGCCTGCTCAATCCTGACGACCCCGACGGCCTGATCGTGGAGGCCCGCTTTTACGCGCCCGAGGAAGCGCTGGCCAAGCTCGACAGCCCTCCCATGCGCGAGCCGCTGACCGATTACCTCAACACCGCTCAGCCGGGGCGCTTCTACGCTTTTCAGGGTTGGGACGGACGCGGGGGGCTGAGGATTCCCGCATTGAAGTAA
- the prfA gene encoding peptide chain release factor 1: MTPSLSARLSELSHEYALTLRQLADPEVLADSSHLVKLTRRQRELEPITSLYQEDQRLAQTEVQAKELLADLEMRELAEAELEGSRARRSEIASELEVLLLPTDPDDAKDVILEIRAGAGGDEAGLFAADLLRLYERYLGERGYKISILDESSSSLGGFSKVMAEVRGTYAYRTLKFERGVHRVQRVPATETQGRIHTSTVTVAVLPVAEPSDVHLDLADVRIDVYRSQGAGGQSVNTTDSAVRAVYKGGTSEEIMVVCQETRSQIKNREKALEVLRTRLAEREREAFEAGQSANRAAQVGSGDRSEKVRTYNYPQNRVTDHRLSGDDKNFALDTVMGGSLGGVVDALTRLEREALLASMTDGAA, encoded by the coding sequence CTGACGCCCAGCCTCAGCGCCCGTTTGTCGGAGCTTTCGCACGAGTACGCCCTGACGCTGCGCCAACTCGCCGACCCCGAGGTGCTGGCCGACAGCTCGCACCTTGTCAAGCTGACCCGCCGCCAGCGCGAACTCGAGCCGATCACCTCGCTGTATCAAGAAGACCAGCGCTTGGCCCAGACCGAAGTGCAGGCCAAAGAGCTGCTGGCCGATCTTGAAATGCGTGAGCTGGCCGAAGCCGAGCTGGAAGGCAGCCGGGCGCGGAGAAGCGAGATTGCCTCCGAACTCGAAGTCTTGCTGCTGCCGACTGACCCTGACGACGCCAAAGACGTAATCTTAGAAATTCGAGCTGGAGCGGGCGGCGACGAGGCGGGCCTGTTTGCCGCTGACTTGCTGCGCCTCTACGAGCGCTACCTCGGCGAGCGCGGCTACAAAATTAGCATTCTGGACGAGAGCAGCAGCAGCCTCGGCGGATTTTCTAAAGTGATGGCCGAAGTGCGCGGCACTTACGCTTACCGCACCCTCAAATTCGAGCGCGGAGTTCACCGGGTGCAGCGGGTTCCGGCCACCGAAACGCAGGGCCGCATCCACACCAGCACCGTCACGGTGGCGGTGCTGCCGGTGGCCGAGCCGAGCGACGTTCACCTCGATTTGGCCGATGTGCGGATCGATGTGTACCGCTCGCAGGGCGCGGGCGGGCAGAGCGTCAACACCACCGACTCGGCGGTGCGGGCCGTGTATAAAGGCGGCACGTCCGAAGAGATCATGGTGGTCTGTCAGGAAACCCGTTCGCAGATCAAGAACCGCGAGAAAGCGCTGGAAGTGCTGCGTACCCGCCTCGCCGAGCGTGAGCGCGAAGCCTTTGAAGCGGGCCAGAGCGCCAACCGCGCCGCGCAGGTGGGTAGCGGCGACCGCAGCGAAAAGGTTCGCACCTACAACTATCCACAAAACCGGGTGACGGATCACCGCCTCAGCGGCGATGACAAAAACTTTGCCCTCGACACCGTGATGGGCGGCTCGCTCGGCGGCGTGGTGGACGCCCTGACCCGGCTTGAACGCGAGGCGCTGCTGGCCAGCATGACCGATGGCGCGGCTTAA
- a CDS encoding homoserine dehydrogenase produces MRTVTVGLLGCGSVGQNMLNLLERRRAIFADLGVQLVVCGVLVRDLAAQRDVPTGTPLTTDPSFLNECGMVVEVMGGIDKPLSLLSGILRSDRPVITANKALLAERWDVLREHALGGRLYYESAVMAGTPIIGPMSTVLRASRFIRLQAVLNGTCAYILSQMEEGKPYQQALSEAQALGYAEDPPTLDVGGFDTAHKLAVLARFCADGDFKFADVKVSGIEDVTLDDIAAARAAGEKIKLVATLERDGGGWKAEVAPTRLSNDHPICTSGAGRNAMVYEGEECGPLIFAGGGAGGMVTASAVVGDMMDCVLGFPGHVPLH; encoded by the coding sequence CTGCGAACCGTCACGGTCGGGCTGCTCGGCTGCGGCTCGGTGGGTCAAAACATGCTGAACTTGCTGGAGCGGCGCAGGGCCATCTTCGCGGACTTGGGCGTGCAACTTGTCGTCTGCGGCGTGTTGGTGCGCGACCTTGCTGCTCAGCGCGACGTACCCACCGGAACACCGCTGACCACCGATCCCAGCTTCCTGAACGAGTGCGGCATGGTCGTGGAAGTCATGGGCGGCATCGACAAACCGCTCTCGCTGCTTTCTGGGATTTTGCGCTCAGACCGTCCCGTGATCACGGCCAACAAAGCGCTGCTGGCCGAGCGCTGGGACGTGCTGCGCGAACACGCCTTGGGCGGGCGGCTGTACTACGAATCCGCCGTCATGGCCGGAACGCCGATCATCGGGCCGATGAGCACGGTGCTGCGGGCCAGCCGCTTTATTCGGCTTCAAGCGGTGCTCAACGGCACCTGCGCTTACATCCTGAGCCAGATGGAAGAAGGCAAGCCGTATCAGCAGGCCCTCAGCGAGGCACAGGCCCTCGGGTACGCCGAAGACCCGCCCACTTTGGATGTCGGCGGCTTCGACACCGCGCACAAGTTGGCAGTGCTGGCCCGCTTCTGCGCCGATGGCGACTTCAAATTTGCCGATGTCAAGGTCAGCGGCATTGAGGATGTGACGCTGGACGACATCGCGGCGGCCAGAGCAGCGGGCGAGAAGATCAAATTGGTGGCGACGCTAGAGCGGGATGGCGGCGGCTGGAAAGCCGAAGTCGCGCCGACCCGCCTCAGCAACGACCACCCGATTTGCACGTCGGGCGCGGGGCGCAATGCGATGGTCTACGAAGGGGAGGAATGCGGACCGCTGATCTTCGCTGGCGGCGGCGCAGGCGGCATGGTCACGGCCAGCGCTGTCGTGGGCGACATGATGGACTGTGTGCTGGGCTTTCCGGGCCACGTACCGCTGCACTAG
- a CDS encoding ferritin-like domain-containing protein — MSDINRREALGTLGKLGLGAAALGLGGSALAVPAKNIDGDVLNFALNLEYLEAAFYAAAVGRLAEVRAIGGSAPIALPANLPASGMQFKDSNIQAYVNSIADDEIKHVKFLYSALGKGAVARPLLDLSSAFDAAGQAASGGAIKGFNPYANELFFLHGAFIFEDVGVTAYNGAATLLTNPAYLQAAAGILAAEAYHAGSIRTFLLQKKDVVAAAGLTVEQIVNAISALRAKVGGGKDKGLTENGKPVLMPDDANGGAFARTTREVLNIVYLAPDANKGGFFPQGLNGAIK; from the coding sequence ATGAGCGATATCAACCGCAGGGAAGCACTCGGCACTTTAGGCAAACTCGGCTTGGGCGCGGCGGCGCTGGGCCTCGGCGGCAGCGCTCTGGCCGTGCCTGCCAAGAACATCGACGGCGACGTGCTGAACTTCGCCCTCAACCTCGAGTACCTGGAAGCGGCCTTTTACGCCGCTGCCGTAGGCCGCCTCGCTGAAGTCCGCGCCATCGGCGGCTCGGCTCCGATTGCTCTGCCGGCCAACTTACCCGCGAGCGGCATGCAGTTTAAGGACAGCAACATTCAGGCTTACGTCAACTCGATTGCCGACGACGAAATCAAACACGTCAAGTTTTTGTATAGCGCACTGGGTAAAGGCGCAGTGGCCCGTCCGCTGCTCGACCTCTCCTCGGCCTTCGACGCCGCCGGTCAGGCCGCTTCGGGCGGAGCCATCAAGGGCTTTAACCCCTACGCCAACGAACTGTTCTTCCTGCACGGCGCGTTTATCTTTGAAGATGTGGGCGTCACCGCTTACAACGGCGCGGCCACTTTGCTGACCAACCCCGCCTACTTGCAAGCCGCCGCCGGTATTTTGGCCGCCGAGGCTTACCACGCCGGCAGCATCCGCACCTTCCTCCTTCAGAAAAAAGACGTGGTGGCGGCAGCTGGCCTGACCGTCGAGCAGATCGTCAACGCCATCAGCGCCCTGCGGGCCAAAGTCGGCGGCGGCAAAGACAAGGGCCTGACCGAGAACGGCAAGCCCGTCCTGATGCCCGACGACGCCAACGGTGGAGCGTTTGCCCGCACCACCCGCGAAGTCCTTAACATCGTTTACCTTGCGCCCGACGCCAACAAAGGCGGCTTCTTCCCGCAGGGCCTCAACGGCGCGATCAAGTAA
- a CDS encoding histidine phosphatase family protein: MKTFPKPPTGLSLPEQHASTELWVVRHGESTWNADGRYQGQTDVPLSLEGVLQASSLAERLTGQAFAAVYSSDLLRARRTAEIVTERLAADPPVQLVSGLREIDVGQLSGLTLPEIRSRYPDYLSALRADPWASRRPGGESMADLYARASAALLTLAAQHQGQRVMVFTHGGVVRVAVGLALGGVPQNAWARLSVANTSVTRVLLSDQGGTLLGFNDSAHLEDLAAAGEVDDLGFGATP; encoded by the coding sequence GTGAAGACTTTTCCCAAGCCGCCCACCGGCCTGAGCTTACCGGAGCAGCACGCCTCGACGGAGCTGTGGGTGGTTCGGCACGGTGAAAGCACTTGGAACGCCGATGGGCGCTATCAAGGCCAAACCGACGTGCCGCTGAGTCTGGAAGGCGTGTTGCAAGCTTCTAGCTTAGCCGAGCGGCTGACTGGTCAGGCTTTTGCCGCCGTGTATTCCAGTGACCTCTTGCGGGCGCGGCGCACCGCCGAAATCGTCACCGAGCGCCTCGCGGCTGATCCGCCAGTGCAGCTGGTGTCGGGCCTGCGCGAAATTGACGTGGGCCAGCTCAGCGGCCTGACCTTACCGGAAATCCGCAGCCGCTACCCCGATTATCTCAGCGCTCTGAGGGCCGATCCGTGGGCCAGCCGCAGACCCGGCGGGGAGAGCATGGCCGATCTTTACGCCCGCGCTTCGGCGGCGCTGCTCACCCTCGCCGCCCAGCATCAGGGCCAGCGGGTAATGGTATTTACCCACGGCGGGGTGGTGCGGGTGGCGGTGGGACTGGCGCTCGGCGGCGTGCCGCAAAACGCCTGGGCCAGATTATCGGTGGCCAACACCAGCGTCACGCGGGTCCTGCTTTCGGATCAGGGCGGCACGCTGCTGGGCTTCAACGATTCTGCTCATTTGGAAGACTTGGCAGCGGCGGGCGAGGTCGACGACTTGGGATTCGGCGCGACGCCGTAG
- the purM gene encoding phosphoribosylformylglycinamidine cyclo-ligase encodes MSQNPPETELNTEAQRRSASQPSAYARAGVDIDAGQRAVALMKGAVARTHGPQVLGGIGGFGGLFRAGFENLSDPVLVASTDGVGTKTKVATRAGQFGGLGADIVNHCVNDILVQGARPLFFLDYVAMGRLIPERVADFVTGAAAACEALGVALLGGETAEMPGVYVEGELDIVGTIVGVVDRANLITGEGLRAGDVVIALPSAGLHTNGFSLARAALDGLDWDSPDAELGMSLQDALLIPHRSYLAAHRALEQAGLDVKAMSHITGGGLIDNPPRVLPTGLGLRFDLGSYTVPPLFVRIVSRSQMDIREAYRALNMGVGFLFMLPPGQVKAALETLRTAGEAPWVIGEVVVGEGVELRRPFDVAGADL; translated from the coding sequence ATGTCCCAAAACCCCCCTGAGACTGAGTTGAACACCGAGGCGCAGCGCCGCTCGGCTTCCCAGCCTTCCGCTTATGCCCGCGCTGGCGTGGACATCGATGCCGGTCAACGCGCTGTGGCCCTAATGAAAGGCGCGGTGGCCCGCACGCACGGCCCGCAGGTGCTGGGCGGCATCGGCGGCTTCGGCGGGTTGTTTCGGGCCGGCTTCGAGAACCTGAGCGATCCGGTGTTGGTGGCCTCCACCGACGGCGTGGGCACCAAAACCAAAGTCGCCACCCGCGCTGGACAGTTCGGCGGCCTCGGCGCAGACATCGTGAACCACTGCGTCAACGACATCTTGGTGCAGGGCGCTCGTCCGCTGTTTTTCCTCGATTACGTGGCGATGGGTCGGCTGATTCCCGAACGGGTCGCCGACTTCGTGACCGGGGCGGCGGCGGCGTGTGAGGCGCTGGGCGTGGCACTCCTCGGCGGCGAAACGGCTGAAATGCCCGGTGTCTACGTCGAGGGCGAACTGGACATTGTGGGCACCATCGTCGGTGTGGTCGACCGGGCCAATCTGATTACCGGTGAGGGCCTTAGGGCCGGTGACGTGGTGATCGCCCTACCCAGTGCGGGCCTGCACACCAACGGCTTTAGCCTCGCCCGCGCCGCGCTGGACGGCCTCGATTGGGACAGTCCTGATGCCGAACTCGGGATGAGCTTGCAAGACGCCTTACTCATTCCGCACCGCAGTTATCTGGCGGCCCACCGCGCCCTTGAGCAGGCCGGCCTAGACGTGAAGGCCATGAGCCACATTACTGGCGGCGGCCTGATCGACAATCCGCCGCGTGTGTTGCCGACAGGGTTGGGTTTGCGCTTCGATCTCGGCAGCTACACTGTGCCGCCACTCTTTGTACGGATCGTCTCGCGCTCCCAGATGGACATCCGGGAAGCGTACAGAGCGCTGAATATGGGCGTCGGCTTTCTGTTCATGCTGCCGCCTGGCCAGGTAAAGGCGGCGCTGGAGACTCTGCGGACTGCCGGCGAAGCGCCTTGGGTCATCGGTGAAGTGGTAGTAGGGGAGGGCGTGGAGTTGCGCCGGCCTTTTGACGTGGCTGGAGCCGATTTGTGA
- a CDS encoding TVP38/TMEM64 family protein, whose amino-acid sequence MPPDSAPQSLECSSRLKGKRPFAPLGWLLAAVLLGGLLLIPGVRPWLWQTASALFGSDDTQRRALVERLGIWGPLALLAGMLLQAVVPLLPAAADVVLASLLYGFWWGFAIVYTGTLLGAALGYAVGRRYGGWAVRRLAGETMTRRLEQFAERRGVQAVLLVRLMPALKAEVMNLVAGAVGMSFWPFMAASALGALPATALVVWLAASPQRLFWGVLGLSVAVGLGAAGRWWWHRKVVAQERCKKAVTGPSE is encoded by the coding sequence TTGCCCCCCGATTCTGCTCCTCAATCCTTAGAATGCTCAAGCCGCCTTAAAGGCAAAAGGCCTTTTGCTCCGTTGGGCTGGCTGCTGGCCGCCGTGCTGTTGGGCGGCCTGCTGCTGATTCCCGGGGTACGTCCGTGGCTGTGGCAAACCGCCAGCGCTCTGTTTGGCTCCGACGACACCCAGCGCCGCGCTTTGGTGGAACGGTTGGGCATCTGGGGGCCGCTGGCGCTGCTGGCCGGCATGCTGCTGCAAGCGGTGGTGCCGCTGCTGCCTGCCGCCGCTGACGTGGTGCTGGCTTCGCTGCTCTACGGCTTTTGGTGGGGCTTTGCCATCGTCTACACCGGCACGCTGCTGGGCGCGGCGCTGGGCTACGCGGTGGGGCGGCGCTACGGCGGTTGGGCGGTGCGGCGGCTGGCGGGCGAAACCATGACCCGGCGCTTAGAACAGTTTGCCGAGCGGCGCGGCGTGCAGGCGGTGCTGCTCGTGCGCCTGATGCCTGCCCTCAAAGCCGAGGTGATGAACTTGGTGGCCGGCGCAGTGGGGATGAGTTTTTGGCCGTTTATGGCGGCCTCGGCGCTGGGCGCTTTGCCAGCAACAGCGCTGGTGGTGTGGCTGGCGGCCAGTCCCCAGCGTTTGTTTTGGGGCGTGCTGGGCTTGTCGGTGGCGGTGGGTTTGGGCGCGGCGGGCCGCTGGTGGTGGCACAGAAAAGTGGTGGCGCAGGAAAGGTGCAAAAAAGCAGTGACTGGGCCGTCAGAATAA
- a CDS encoding ABC transporter ATP-binding protein encodes MTPALHAVKISQRFGETQVLHEVSLEVARGEVVAVMGPSGSGKSTLLHLLGGLGQPQSGEVYWEGVRVDSLSVEARAKRRVRALGLVFQHHYLLPDLSLLDNLRVPGMILGEDLTGRAKELLRQVGLGGRGQVYPEVLSGGERQRLAVARALMARPAVLLADEPTGSLDRANAAKVAQLMIDLARENASGVLLVTHDEHLAALADRQIHLLDGRLVTGAEAAGAALLLAPSA; translated from the coding sequence GTGACTCCCGCTCTCCACGCCGTCAAGATCAGCCAGCGATTTGGAGAAACCCAGGTGCTCCACGAAGTCAGTCTGGAGGTGGCACGCGGCGAGGTGGTGGCGGTGATGGGGCCGTCGGGCAGCGGTAAAAGCACCTTGCTGCACCTTTTGGGCGGCCTCGGCCAACCGCAAAGCGGCGAGGTGTATTGGGAAGGTGTGCGGGTAGACAGCCTTAGCGTCGAAGCCAGAGCCAAGCGGCGGGTGCGGGCGCTGGGCCTGGTGTTTCAGCACCATTACCTGCTGCCGGATTTGAGCTTACTGGATAACCTGCGGGTGCCGGGCATGATTTTGGGCGAGGACTTGACCGGGCGGGCCAAAGAACTGCTCAGGCAAGTCGGCCTCGGCGGGCGTGGTCAGGTGTATCCGGAAGTGTTAAGCGGCGGAGAGCGGCAACGCCTTGCGGTGGCCCGCGCCCTGATGGCCCGCCCTGCCGTGCTGCTGGCCGACGAACCCACCGGTAGCTTAGACCGCGCCAACGCGGCAAAGGTCGCCCAACTGATGATTGATCTGGCCCGCGAAAATGCTTCGGGCGTGCTGCTCGTTACCCACGATGAACACCTGGCCGCGCTGGCCGACCGCCAAATCCATTTGTTGGACGGCAGATTGGTGACGGGCGCTGAAGCGGCGGGGGCGGCGCTGCTGCTCGCGCCGTCCGCTTAA